One part of the Dermacentor andersoni chromosome 2, qqDerAnde1_hic_scaffold, whole genome shotgun sequence genome encodes these proteins:
- the LOC140215817 gene encoding sodium-coupled monocarboxylate transporter 2-like: MNLGGHFGVWDYSIFFTMLLASSAIGIYYAFKAAKKPQVPKSMGVVPVAMSLISTSISPVAMLGIPAEMYFYGVGFIMIQLGLLFTVLLTNHIYMPMFHNLDVTSAFQGGIKAIVMADVFMSFIKYASIILLAVKGTIDVGGWQIVYEKNRDSQRLYLFE; encoded by the exons ATGAACTTGGGTGGACACTTTGGAGTCTGGGACTACAGCATTTTCTTCACCATGCTGCTGGCCTCTTCAGCGATAGGCATTTACTACGCCTTCAAGGCTGCGAAGAAGCCGCAGGTGCCTAAATCAATGGGAGTTGTCCCGGTCGCTATGTCGCTGATCAGCACGTCTATATCGCCCGTGGCTATGCTAGGCATTCCAGCCGAGATGTACTTCTACGGCGTCGGGTTTATCATGATACAGCTGGGACTGCTGTTCACCGTGCTCTTGACAAATCACATCTACATGCCCATGTTTCACAACCTTGACGTTACCAGCGCTTTCCAG GGTGGCATCAAGGCGATTGTCATGGCCGACGTGTTTATGAGCTTCATAAAGTATGCCTCCATCATACTGCTTGCAGTGAAGGGGACCATCGACGTCGGTGGCTGGCAGATCGTCTACGAAAAGAACCGCGACTCTCAAAGACTTTATTTGTTCGAGTAA